The Bemisia tabaci chromosome 5, PGI_BMITA_v3 genome includes a window with the following:
- the LOC109037434 gene encoding uncharacterized protein isoform X2, whose amino-acid sequence MMRPWHRKNQYLESHEDESDTESEELLDSENDLPSMIWSTLQKLKTPVAFAFSAVNPSLPNPGLHLLRHGVIGLPLSTDEAKKIISEASPSPFGRGEETIVDNSVRKCWELNPTQFSLENPAWDQALKVILDSVSKGLGISKGAEKISAELYKLLLYESGAFFKAHTDSEKGLGMFATLVVCLPSSHEGGRLVLTHDNEKYEFETALSSKFSTSYAAWYADIRHEVLPVTSGYRLMLVYNLMRPSDFVVPSYNLACERVQKLSTLLQQYDLQLESGDGTLPPFLLHRLKHKYTQANLKFNLLKSQDLNQALVLKQLSIELGFEMYLATLELTINGDDGCDSFEEIQRSQKLQNIVELDGNLVVKSLFCSDNALIDPTPQDEAGEADEEDHEGPTGNAGCPATYWYRDTTVILIPPSKQLDFAFHMESYGDVIEPLFSKLIEKYSQNPTQKQKLEHLCELALKRKGQYGRDLDYLRAIPPFFQKAAATALNAGLFELFDEACTKTTNKIMLLHDFPRILGCWAAKRGFVTMSDKLSRALSAASSIAEQINFLRSVTNGFEAGLQDPCSAEVANFKQWSDKALLSAISQITTLTKADGISLGQLPKTMDWKLYQSNLMPSIQRAAKVVKISFTNTFLSSCQHELIQEQKSFIEYIIQSIWEDFIFDFTQPGSVVNFPVNKEEINASDCNHIIENTSRILSPEYVEAVVIPAMTNAILTASKKCSHELFVELVRMILKNELAGFRFPTTDSEPPTSHKCFVQALLIKFLINDVGFEPQVQNSLSIPPRSCKCKDCSVVNNFLLNPTQKRLDFPCSKARRYHLHQNFTNCSNLCYNVVTIRSCDPNIWRITKNHQQCYKNARDVWLKKTVTTVQTLAVLENDEQVKGKLEMYLQPYYDVIMNAKIKELPNLKHLITTHGASNHGGPADNLRIDHIGQVGHKRSGTEIELQNCETIKRSREGALNI is encoded by the coding sequence ATGATGAGACCTTGGCACAGGAAAAATCAATATCTTGAATCTCATGAAGATGAGAGTGATACCGAATCTGAGGAACTATTAGATTCAGAGAACGATTTACCATCCATGATCTGGTCAactttgcaaaaattgaagactCCGGTCGCTTTCGCATTCAGTGCGGTCAACCCGTCGCTGCCAAATCCAGGCCTCCACCTTTTACGCCATGGAGTCATTGGTCTTCCGCTTTCAACTGATGAagcgaaaaaaatcatttcagaaGCCAGTCCTTCTCCTTTTGGGAGAGGAGAAGAGACAATAGTCGATAATTCAGTTAGGAAATGCTGGGAGCTAAATCCAACTCAGTTTTCTCTCGAAAATCCAGCGTGGGATCAAGCTTTGAAAGTAATATTGGACTCAGTCAGCAAGGGACTTGGTATTTCTAAAGGAGCAGAAAAGATATCAGCAGAATTGTACAAGCTTCTTTTGTACGAGTCGGGAGCTTTCTTTAAGGCCCACACAGACAGCGAGAAAGGCCTGGGCATGTTCGCCACCCTTGTGGTATGCTTGCCCTCATCCCATGAAGGAGGGAGGCTCGTTTTAACCCATGACAATGAAAAGTATGAGTTTGAGACGGCACTATCTTCTAAGTTCAGCACATCATATGCTGCATGGTATGCGGACATTCGTCATGAAGTATTACCGGTAACGTCTGGGTATCGGCTCATGCTAGTTTATAATCTCATGCGACCCTCTGACTTTGTGGTGCCATCATATAATCTTGCTTGTGAGCGAGTTCAAAAACTGTCCACACTGCTTCAACAGTATGATTTGCAACTTGAAAGTGGAGATGGTACATTGCCTCCCTTTTTGTTGCATAGACTGAAACATAAATACACCCAGGCTAATCTGAAATTTAATTTGCTCAAAAGCCAAGATCTCAATCAAGCTCTGGTCCTAAAACAATTATCAATTGAACTTGGTTTTGAAATGTATCTTGCAACTCTAGAGTTAACAATCAATGGGGATGATGGATGTGATAGTTTTGAAGAAATACAAAGatctcaaaaattgcaaaacattGTAGAGCTCGATGGTAACCTCGTCGTTAAGAGTCTTTTTTGCTCAGATAATGCCTTAATTGATCCGACGCCGCAAGATGAAGCAGGGGAGGCAGACGAAGAAGATCATGAAGGTCCGACAGGAAACGCCGGGTGCCCTGCAACTTATTGGTACCGTGATACCACCGTTATACTTATCCCTCCTTCTAAGCAACTGGATTTTGCCTTTCATATGGAGTCTTATGGCGATGTTATTGAGCCTTTGTTCTCCAAGCTGATAGAGAAATATTCTCAGAATCCTACTCAAAAACAAAAGCTAGAACATCTTTGTGAATTAGCTTTGAAACGCAAAGGACAATATGGAAGGGATCTTGATTATTTGAGAGCCATTCCACCTTTCTTCCAAAAAGCAGCTGCCACGGCTTTAAACGCAGGACTGTTTGAACTTTTCGATGAAGCATGCACCAAGACGACAAATAAAATTATGCTTTTGCATGATTTTCCTCGAATACTAGGTTGCTGGGCTGCAAAGAGAGGTTTTGTTACCATGAGCGACAAATTGTCAAGAGCTCTGTCAGCAGCATCTTCCATTGCTGAACAAATAAACTTCCTAAGATCAGTTACTAATGGTTTTGAGGCAGGTTTGCAAGATCCATGTTCTGCCGAAGTAGCAAACTTCAAACAGTGGTCCGACAAAGCACTGTTATCAGCAATTTCACAAATCACAACGCTCACAAAAGCAGACGGAATATCACTGGGACAGCTTCCCAAAACTATGGACTGGAAGTTGTACCAATCAAACTTGATGCCTTCCATTCAGAGAGCAGCAAAAGTTGTGAAAATTTCGTTCACAAATACATTTTTGTCATCCTGTCAGCATGAACTTATCCAAGAACAGAAATCATTCATTGAGTATATCATTCAAAGCATCTgggaagattttatttttgactttacaCAGCCAGGATCTGTTGTAAATTTTCCAGTCAACAAGGAGGAAATTAACGCAAGTGACTGTAACcacataattgaaaatactaGCAGAATATTATCTCCTGAATACGTCGAGGCTGTAGTAATACCAGCCATGACTAATGCAATTCTGACTGCCTCAAAGAAGTGTTCTCATGAATTATTCGTCGAGCTAGTACGTATGATCCTTAAAAACGAGCTAGCAGGTTTCAGGTTTCCAACTACTGATTCAGAACCACCAACATCGCATAAATGCTTTGTTCAAgctcttttaataaaatttctcaTCAATGATGTCGGTTTTGAACCTCAAGTACAAAATAGTTTGTCTATTCCACCTCGGTCTTGCAAGTGTAAAGACTGCTCAGTTGTGAACAACTTTTTACTGAATCCCACACAGAAACGTTTAGATTTTCCATGCTCAAAGGCTCGCAGATATCATCTTCACCAGAACTTCACAAATTGCAGTAACTTATGTTATAATGTGGTGACTATTCGCTCTTGCGACCCTAACATCTGGCGAATTACAAAAAACCACCAACAATGTTACAAAAATGCAAGGGATGTTTGGTTAAAGAAGACTGTAACAACTGTTCAAACTTTAGCAGTGTTGGAAAATGATGAACAAGTAAAAGGCAAACTGGAAATGTACCTGCAACCGTATTATGACGTTATTATGaatgcaaaaatcaaagaaCTCCCTAATTTAAAGCATTTGATTACAACACATGGGGCAAGTAACCATGGAGGCCCTGCCGACAATCTCAGGATTGATCATATCGGTCAAGTAGGTCACAAACGAAGTGGAACTGAGATCGAACTTCAAAATTGTGAGACAATCAAGCGCAGTAGAGAAGGGGCTCTGAATATTTAA